ACGATCGAATCCGAATATTACAGGGCAACTCTGTTGTAAACCATGGAACCCCTTCTTGCATGTCCTCTGCGAATTTATCTGTTGTTCAAGAACAACGCGCGCGTAAAGCTGCGCTCTCTAGTTTTGTTGGTGCTGTTGTCGATTGGTACGATTTCCTTCTCTACGGAATTGTTGCAGCCTTAATTTTTAAAGATCAGTTTTTCCCAAGTATTGGCGAAAATATGGGTACCCTTGCGGCACTCGCAACCTTTGGTGTTGGTTTCCTATTCCGTCCTTTAGGCGGAGTCGTATTTGGACACTTTGGCGATAAACTCGGTCGTAAAAAAATGCTCGTCCTCACCGTTTTCTTAATGGGGATTTCGACCGTAGGTATTGGTCTTTTACCTAACTTTGCAGCCATTGGTTGGTGGGCGCCCGTACTGCTCGTCACACTACGTGCGATTCAAGGTTTTGCGGTTGGTGGTGAATGGGGCGGTGCAGCCTTGATGGCTGTTGAAAATGCACCTAAAGGTAAAAAAGCCTTCTACAGTAGTGGTGTTCAAGTTGGCTATGGTGTGGGTCTGGTTCTCGCAACAGGTGCAGTCTCTTTAATTATTGCAACGCTCGGTGAACAAGCCTTTAATGAGTGGGCATGGCGTATTCCATTTATTGCCAGTATTGTCCTAATTGCCATTGCGATGTGGATTCGTCGTGACCAAGATGAGTCTCAAGAATTCGTAGAAAAAGTCGTAAAAGCAGATCAAAAACCAAAAAAACTCCCAATTTTACAAGCAATTAGCAAGCATCCTAAAGCGTTCTTCTACATTATCGCACTGCGTTTTACAGAATTATTGACCATGTACCTTGTCACAAACTTTGCGTTGAATTATTCAACCAATAACCTAGGTATGGATAAGCAATTCTTCCTGAATATCACCCTCATGGTCGGTGCGATCAGTTGTTTTAGTATTCCATTCTTTGCGTGGATTTCAGACAAGATTAACCACAAAACCATGTGTGTTTGGGGTGGTTTGATTGGTGCTGCTGCTGCATTCCCTTTCTTTATTGCACTCGATGCACAAAATACGCTGTTTATTATTGTTGGCGCAATTTTACTTGCCAACGTTGCGCATGATATGGTGGTGAGTGTACATCAGCCAATTTTCACCTCGCTGTTTGGTACGGAATACCGCTACAGTGGTGCAGGTGTTGGTTATCAAGTTGCAAGTATTATTGGTGGTGGTTTTACACCGATGATCGCAGCCTCACTCGTGATTTGGGGTGATGGCTCATGGCATTATGTCGCGATTTACTTAGCGATTGGTTGCCTATTGACTGCATTGGTTGCTGCTTTAATGCCTAAAACTCAGGATTAAATAATATGACTGTTCAACGTTTGCATGTATCGAAACGCTTTTCTGAAATTGCGATCTCAGGTGATTTAATTCATCTTGCGGGTCAATTAGCTTCAGATCTTGATCTCGATATTCAAGGTCAAACTCAGCAAACATTGGATATTATCGATCAGTTCTTAAAAGATGCTGGCTCTGACAAAAGTCATATTATGTCTGTGACGATTTATCTCAAAGACATTGAAAAAGACTATGCCGCCTTTAATGAAGTCTGGGACGAATGGGTCGCTGATATTGAAGCCCTACCCCGCACCTGCGTCGAGGCAAAACTCTATGATCCTAGAGTATTGGTCGAATTAACAGTGGTTGCTGTAAAAGCAAAATAATGAAGACTGATATTAAAAAAGCATGCTTCTACATGCTTTTTTTATTTAACTGACTGCTTTAATTTTTCGACGTTCTAAGTCTGAATATAAATGATATTTCTTTAAATCACTTAAACTATTGGTCTTGGTTTCTTGATCGACCACATCTTGCTCACGTAAAAAGTCCTGTCGAAGTTGCTGATATTCTGGAACATCCTCATACCGAATGACACGGTAACCTGCCATGGTCAGTAAAGCATCCTGATATTGTGCTTGTTGAGGACGCTTTAATACCAACGGGTCATCAACGGCAACAATGGCAACAATTTGATGGTGTTGATCAAGTACCACAAAATCTGCAATTAAGTGACGGTACTTATTACGGGTACGGTAAAATTTAGTG
This window of the Acinetobacter sp. NCu2D-2 genome carries:
- the shiA gene encoding shikimate transporter, which translates into the protein MSSANLSVVQEQRARKAALSSFVGAVVDWYDFLLYGIVAALIFKDQFFPSIGENMGTLAALATFGVGFLFRPLGGVVFGHFGDKLGRKKMLVLTVFLMGISTVGIGLLPNFAAIGWWAPVLLVTLRAIQGFAVGGEWGGAALMAVENAPKGKKAFYSSGVQVGYGVGLVLATGAVSLIIATLGEQAFNEWAWRIPFIASIVLIAIAMWIRRDQDESQEFVEKVVKADQKPKKLPILQAISKHPKAFFYIIALRFTELLTMYLVTNFALNYSTNNLGMDKQFFLNITLMVGAISCFSIPFFAWISDKINHKTMCVWGGLIGAAAAFPFFIALDAQNTLFIIVGAILLANVAHDMVVSVHQPIFTSLFGTEYRYSGAGVGYQVASIIGGGFTPMIAASLVIWGDGSWHYVAIYLAIGCLLTALVAALMPKTQD
- a CDS encoding RidA family protein, which gives rise to MTVQRLHVSKRFSEIAISGDLIHLAGQLASDLDLDIQGQTQQTLDIIDQFLKDAGSDKSHIMSVTIYLKDIEKDYAAFNEVWDEWVADIEALPRTCVEAKLYDPRVLVELTVVAVKAK
- a CDS encoding DUF2726 domain-containing protein, which encodes MTVYIMIGSFILFCVVLMAWKKIENSGKRQDSALKQRAIFNLNEQLTYTRLKEVLPDRTILAHVSYDALLTTKFYRTRNKYRHLIADFVVLDQHHQIVAIVAVDDPLVLKRPQQAQYQDALLTMAGYRVIRYEDVPEYQQLRQDFLREQDVVDQETKTNSLSDLKKYHLYSDLERRKIKAVS